A genomic region of Vanessa tameamea isolate UH-Manoa-2023 chromosome 11, ilVanTame1 primary haplotype, whole genome shotgun sequence contains the following coding sequences:
- the LOC113400871 gene encoding tetratricopeptide repeat protein 7B, giving the protein MTSRSKNAVRSYETEIEKSREESNWKKAVELAQQLKARSPQHESLAHFLIGEGKLEAYLEECAPIKENVERAQRELSEARGYLTLATDEAGKKAGVALDSHLLLGKLNYACGAYDDALKHYKLAELNTLTEKELPVRSLRIVAESYAIKGLCLEQTALPGSTSRYKQAERESEMIRSFEVSSELSLLYLQRCARCAGATLEAALLRAPLLHIRAGRLHAAIDRYREMLTAVESVSTQALRLTLARQLAEVLMRGVTGQVYQAPRKVAAPSQLQGTLTRRREEYVSEGPWKPKKYAGINQFVPRNEYEEVLLLLLVGEAMAVRDAVLSQSGEFSAARDHSLQNAVAVADLLALAAVRWGQLALVIESLERAMKFSFGCAHIWRQRALATAAAARAAPAPPAPPLPGSAAWGASVRALGVCRRAAPLLRHDAALRLLAASTAYRAGWIEEGIELAEEALSIEEARGGVLLARCYLYCGIGRQSKAQKTNSRIEKEADNDTSLRMLLKSVELDDNDHLAFYHLALQYIHLGMLNEAMDATRACLRARSECGGGLRLAAALWGAACAGVRGRRALAAARLAHHHYPGAEWPLASLAALQLVWESGEAALATGKELLKLLNGADGEVDTEHTNGYAELDALSDSQHDDTHSNRDAASIRAESAGAYRVERALSEGASSQSQAQAAPRARPPLAEHRAHAWLLLADLCLRLGRVNAAAGCVSEAASLTPFSHLVFYTRGLVHAAGAEWPEARTCFQNALAIHPTHLDSIVQLGATYYSLGWLRLAERTLREAGALQPSRADTWRRLALVLAALGEPGAAADAAAAALALHPLLPLAAPPAAHLPL; this is encoded by the exons ATGACATCGAGAAGTAAAAATGCAGTACGAAGTTACGAGACTGAAATTGAAAAGAGTCGGGAGGAGTCTAATTGGAAGAAGGCTGTGGAGTTGGCTCAGCAGCTCAAGGCCAGGTCACCACAACATG AAAGTCTTGCACATTTTCTCATTGGAGAAGGAAAGTTGGAAGCCTATCTTGAGGAGTGTGCACCCATCAAGGAGAATGTTGAAAGGGCTCAGCGAGAGCTTTCAGAGGCCCGTGGCTACCTGACACTGGCTACAGATGAGGCAGGGAAGAAGGCTGGAGTAGCTCTCGATTCCCATTTATTATTAGGGAAGTTAAATTATGCCTGTGGAGCCTATGACGATGCCTTAAAACACTATAAACTGGCAGAATTGAATACCTTGACGGAGAAGGAACTGCCTGt CCGAAGCCTTCGTATAGTAGCCGAGTCGTATGCCATCAAGGGCTTGTGCTTAGAACAAACTGCGTTACCAGGCTCTACAAGTCGATACAAACAGGCAGAGAGGGAATCTGagatg ATCCGCAGCTTCGAGGTGTCGTCGGAGCTGAGCCTGCTGTACCTGCAGCGCTGCGCGCGCTGCGCCGGCGCCACGCTGGAGGCCGCGCTGCTGCGCGCGCCGCTGCTGCACATCCGCGCCGGCCGCCTGCACGCCGCCATCGACAG GTATCGCGAAATGCTGACGGCCGTCGAGTCGGTGTCGACGCAGGCCTTGCGCCTCACGCTCGCCAGGCAGCTCGCCGAGGTGCTCATGAGGGGCGTCACGGGACAG GTTTACCAGGCGCCCCGGAAGGTGGCGGCTCCCTCGCAGTTGCAGGGCACGCTAACGAGGAGAAGGGAGGAGTACGTCTCGGAGGGACCGTGGAAGCCGAAGAAGTACGCTGGGATCAATCAG TTCGTGCCGCGAAACGAGTACGAGGAggtgctgctgctgctgctggtGGGCGAGGCCATGGCGGTGCGCGACGCCGTGCTGTCGCAGAGCGGAGAGTTCTCCGCCGCGCGCGACCACTCGCTGCAGAACGCCGTGGCCGTGGCCGACCTGCTGGCGCTGGCCGCCGTGCGCTGGGGGCAGCTGGCGCTCGTCATCGAG TCGCTGGAGCGCGCGATGAAGTTCTCGTTCGGTTGCGCGCACATCTGGCGGCAGCGCGCGCTGGCCACGGCGGcggccgcgcgcgccgcgcccgcgccccccgcgccgccgCTGCCAG GCAGCGCGGCGTGGGGCGCCAGCGTGCGCGCGCTGGGCGTGTGCCGGCGGGCGGCGCCGCTGCTGCGGCACGACGCCGCGCTGCGCCTGCTGGCCGCCAGCACGGCCTACCGCGCCGGCTGG ATAGAGGAGGGAATCGAGTTGGCGGAGGAGGCGCTGTCGATAGAGGAGGCTCGGGGCGGCGTGTTGTTGGCGCGCTGCTATCTCTACTGCGGAATCGGACGACAATCGAAAGCACAG AAAACGAATTCTCGCATTGAGAAGGAAGCAGATAACGACACCAGTCTAAGGATGCTGCTGAAGTCAGTGGAGCTGGACGACAACGACCACCTGGCGTTCTATCACCTGGCGCTGCAGTATATTCACCTGGGGATGTTGAACGAGGCGATG GACGCGACGCGCGCGTGCCTGCGGGCGCGCAGCGAGTGCGGCGGCGGCCTGCGGCTGGCGGCGGCGCTGTGGGGCGCGGCGTGCGCGGGCGTGCGCGGGCGCCGCGCGCTGGCGGCCGCGCGCCTGGCGCACCACCACTACCCCGGCGCCGAGTGGCCGCTCGCCAGCCTGGCCGCGCTGCAGCTCGTGTGGGAGAGCGGCGAG GCAGCTCTCGCTACCGGTAAGGAGCTCCTGAAGCTCTTGAACGGCGCGGACGGCGAGGTGGACACGGAACATACGAACGGGTACGCCGAGCTCGACGCGCTGTCGGACTCGCAACACGACGACACGCACAGCAACAGAGACGCCG CGTCCATCCGGGCGGAGTCGGCGGGCGCGTACCGCGTGGAGCGCGCGCTGTCGGAGGGCGCGTCGTCGCAGTCGCAGGCGCAGGCCGCGCCGCGGGCGCGCCCGCCGCTCGCCGAGCACCGCGCGCACGCCTGGCTGCTGCTGGCCGACCTCTGCCTCAG GCTAGGAAGAGTGAACGCGGCGGCGGGATGCGTGTCGGAAGCGGCGTCGCTGACGCCGTTCAGTCACCTCGTGTTTTATACG CGCGGCCTCGTGCACGCGGCGGGCGCGGAGTGGCCCGAGGCGCGCACGTGCTTCCAGAACGCGCTCGCCATCCACCCCACGCACCTCGACAGCATCGTGCAGCTCG GCGCCACGTACTACTCGCTGGGCTGGCTGCGGCTGGCGGAGCGCACGCTGCGCGAGGCGGGCGCGCTGCAGCCGTCGCGCGCCGACACGTGGCGGCGCCTGGCGCTGGTGCTGGCGGCGCTGGGCGAGCCGGGCGCCGCCGCCGACGCGGCCGCCGCGGCGCTGGCGCTGCACCCGCTGCTGCCGctcgccgcgccgcccgccgcgcaccTGCCGCTCTGA